The sequence ATATGTTGCTAAACGGGATGTTCTGCCAGATCCGATTTACAAGAATCAAACTCTGACAAAGTTCATCAATCAAATTATGTTAGATGGTAAAAAAGGTACGGCCGAAGCTATCTGCTATGGCGCTTTTAATATGATTCAGGAAAAGTCGGGAAAAGATCCCCTTGAAGTTTTTGGTACTGCGCTAAAAAATGTTATGCCGGTACTAGAAGTTAAGGCTCGTCGTGTTGGCGGAGCTAACTATCAGGTTCCCATCGAAGTACGTGCTGAGCGTCGTACAACATTAGCTCTTCGCTGGCTTGTCGCTATGGCTCGTAAACGAGGCGAGAAGACAATGCAAGAGAAGATTGCCGGTGAATTGCTCGATGCCGCTAATAATACTGGCGGATCAGTGAAGAAAAAAGATGATATGCACAAAATGGCTGAGGCCAACAAGGCTTTTGCGCATTACAAGTGGTAATTTGAGACACACTTATTTTGACAGAAAGGGGGATTCTCAATGGCAAGACAATTTTCACTCGAGAATACACGCAATATAGGAATTATGGCTCACATTGACGCGGGAAAAACGACAACAACAGAACGTATCCTTTTTTACACCGGACGTGTGCATAAGATTGGGGAAGTTCACGATGGCGCTGCGACGATGGACTGGATGGTACAGGAGCAAGAACGTGGTATAACTATCACATCCGCTGCCACAACATGCCAATGGAGAAACAATCGGATTAACATCATTGACACACCAGGGCACGTGGACTTCACTGTGGAAGTTGAACGTTCCCTACGTGTACTTGACGGTGCTGTAGCTGTTTTCTGTTCGGTTGGTGGCGTTGAGCCACAATCCGAAACTGTTTGGCGTCAAGCGGATAAATACAAAGTTCCGCGTATCGCTTTTATTAACAAAATGGACCGCTTAGGAGCTGACTTCTTCCGGGGCGTATCAATGATCTCTGATCGTTTGGGAGCTAATCCAGTTCCAATCCAGTTGCCGATTGGTGTTGAGGAGAACTTCAAAGGAATTGTCGATTTAGTAACTATGAACTCGGTTATCTATACTGATGACTTAGGTACTACTGCGGAACACAGTGCGATCCCTGAGGATATGGTTGATTTAGCCACTGAATATCGGGAGAAGCTGATTGAAGCGGTTTCAGAAACCAGTGAAGAACTGATGATGAAGTACCTTGAAGGGGAAGAACTAACTGAGCAAGAAATTCGTGATGGTATACGTCGCGGTGTTGTCGGAAACAAGTTCATTCCTGTAATTTGTGGTTCTGCGTTCAAAAACAAGGGCGTACAACCTCTGCTCGACGCAGTTGTAGATTATATGCCATCCCCTCTTGACGTTCCTCCAATTAATGGTGTGCATCCTGATACCGGGGCTGAAGACAAGCGGACAGCATCTGATACCGAGCCTTTCTCAGCCCTGGCCTTTAAGATCATGGCCGACCCATTCGTTGGAAAACTCGCTTTCTTCCGGGTCTACTCAGGAATTTTAGGTGCAGGTTCTTATGTCTTCAACTCAACTAAGGGAAAACGCGAGCGCATTGGACGCATACTCCAAATGCACGCTAACCATAGAGAGGATATTCAAGAAGTTCGCTCTGGTGATATCGCTGCTGCCGTCGGATTGAAGGACACTTCAACCGGGGATACTTTATGTGATGAGAAAAGTCCGATCATCTTAGAGAAAATGGTGTTTCCGGAACCTGTTATCTCAGTCTCGATTGAGCCTAAGACTAAGGCAGACCAGGAAAAAATGGGTGGAGCTCTCGGCCGCTTAGCGGAAGAAGATCCAACCTTCAGAATGCACACTGACATAGAAACCGGGCAGACTATTATTGAAGGTATGGGTGAGCTTCATCTGGAGATCATCGTTGACCGTCTGCAGCGTGAATTCAAGGTTCAGTGTGATGTTGGTCGACCACAAGTTGCTTATAAAGAAACTATTCGTCGTGCTGTTAAAGCTGAAGGAAAGTTCGTACGTCAGTCAGGTGGTCGTGGACAATACGGTCACTGTTGGGTCGAACTGGAACCGCTTGAGCCCGGTAGTGGTTTTGAATTTGTTAACAAGGTTGTCGGGGGTGTTATTCCGAGAGAATACATCAACCCAATTGGCGCGGGTATTGAAGAAGCAATGGCTAATGGTATACTCGCTGGTTATCCGGTTCTCGACATGCGTGCAACAGTTTATGATGGTTCATATCATGATGTTGACTCGTCTGAAATGGCATTTAAGATTGCTGGATCTATGGCCTTTAAAGCTGGTGCACTCAAGGCAGATCCCGTAATTATTGAACCCATTGAGAAAATCGAAGTGACCGTTCCCGAGGAATATATGGGAGATGTCATTGGGGATATTAGTTCACGTAGAGGTCGGATTGAAGGTATGGAAGCACGGGGCAACACTCAGGTTGTTCGTGGATATGTTCCACTCTCTGAGATGTTCGGTTATTCCACCGACTTACGTTCTGCAACTCAAGGCCGAGGGGTCTATGTAATGCAGTTTGACCACTACGAGGAAGTTCCTAAAAACATTGCGGATGGTATTATTGCTAAACGCCAAGGGTCATAAGCGGGGTTGGAGACGCGAGGCGAGAAGGATTTGAAATTCTTGCTCTCGTATCTCCCTGAATTATAAAATTTTAAAGTATTTTAAAGGAGTGAAAAAAATGGGAAAAGCTAAATACGAACGTACAAAACCTCATGTTAACGTAGGAACCATTGGTCACGTTGACCATGGTAAAACTACAACAACGGCAGCAATTACCATTGTACTATCAAAACACGGTGGCGCTGTGGCAACTGCCTTTGATCAAATCGACAAGGCTCCTGAAGAGCGTGAGCGTGGAATCACCATTTCCACAGCACACGTTGAGTATGAAACAGATAATCGTCACTATGCTCACGTGGACTGCCCAGGACACGCTGACTATGTTAAAAACATGATCACTGGTGCAGCGCAAATGGACGGCGCAATCCTCTGCGTTTCCGCGGCTGATGGCCCAATGCCACAAACCCGCGAGCACATCCTCTTAGCTCGTCAAGTAGGTGTTCCCAGCATTGTTGTTTGGCTGAACAAAGTCGACATGGTTGATGACCCGGAACTTATCGAGCTCGTTGAAATGGAACTTCGCGAACTTTTAACTGCTCAAGAATATGATGGAGACAATGTTCCCATTATTCCTGGTTCAGGCCTCAAAGCTCTTCAATGTGGCTGCGGAAGCCGTGACTGCGAATGGTGCGGAAAGATCTGGAACCTTATGGATGCAGTTGATTCCTATGTACCAACCCCAGAGCGCGATACAGACAAGCCTTTCTTAATGCCTGTCGAGGATGTATTCACGATTACTGGTCGGGGTACTGTTGCCACCGGTCGTGTTGAGCGTGGTGTGGTTAAAGTCGGCGACGAAGTTGAAATCGTTGGATTGTCCGAAGCTTCCCGTAAAAGCGTCGTAACCGGCGTTGAGATGTTCCGCAAATTGCTTGATCAAGCTCAAGCAGGAGACAACATCGGAGCACTTCTCCGTGGTGTTGAGCGTAAAGACATCGAGCGCGGTCAAGTATTAGCAAAAGCTGGATCCATCAAACCATTCACCAAGTTTACTGGCGAGGTTTACGTTCTCACTAAAGAAGAAGGTGGACGTCATACTCCTTTCTTCCATAACTATCGTCCCCAATTCTACTTCCGTACAACTGACGTTACTGGTGTAATCACCCTTCCAGAGGGTACTGAAATGGTTATGCCTGGAGACCGTGTAACGATTGAAGTTGAACTTATCACTCCAATCGCTATGGAAGAAGGACTCCGTTTCGCTATCCGTGAGGGTGGCCGTACAGTTGGTTCAGGTATCGTAGCAAAAATTGCTGCTAAATAATTAGGTCTTAATAAACTCAAATGACGAGAGGAGACTTTCCTCTCGTCATTGAAGGAAGAGCAGAGCCAGTTAGTGAATTAATTACAGGATCAACTAACTATTAATTTATCTAACCTTTGTTATCAGACTTCTGGAATGGCGTAAAAGGTTGCTGATCGAGTGACTCCGCTCGGTCAGGGAATTTTTACGCTCGAAACCCGTATAACGGGAATTATGAGGGGGTAGTTATAACTTATGAGCCAAAAAATTAGAATTCGGCTGAAAGCATTTGATCACAAGACTCTTGACCAATCAGCAGAGCGTATTGTCGAGACTGCAAAACGGACGGGCGCACAGGTTAGTGGACCAATTCCGTTGCCTACGGAAAAAAGTATCTATACTATTTTGCGTTCGCCGCATGTCAATAAAGATTCACGTGAACAATTTGAGATGCGCACTCATAAACGGCTTATTGATATTCTTGAGCCGACGCCTAAAACGGTTGACGCTCTTATGCGTTTAGATTTGCCTGCAGGCGTGGATATCGAAATTAAGTTGTAATTAGCTGTTTTTTTACTAGCATATCGTATAATTATATGATATACTATCGTTATGTTTGTTGCGTGAAACACCCGGCTGCGTGGAGTTGCTGTCGGGTTGATCCAACAATAAAATAAAAAAACATTTTCGTGCTCTGGAGAAATCCGGCGCACTTCAAAGTGTTTAGGAGGTGGCATTCGTGTCAAAAGGAATTTTGGGTAAAAAAATTGGTATGACTCAGGTATTTACGGATGAAGGACGTGTGGTTCCGGTTACTGTTGTTGAAGCAGGACCCTGTCCGGTAGTTCAGAAGAAGACGATGGCTACAGATGGCTACAATGCTATTCAGGTGGGCTTTTCCATTCTTCGCGATGGCTTGAGCAACAAGCCTCAAAAGGGACATTTCTCAAAGGCTTCACTAAAGCCGATGCGCTATGTTCGTGAGTTTCGTGTTAACGATGTTGATAGCTATGAGATTGGTCAAGAAGTTAAAGTTGATCTATTCTCAGTTGGCGACAAAATTGATGTTGTAGGCAAATCAAAGGGAAAAGGGTTTGAGGGCATGATTAAGCGTAATGGCGCCAGTCGTGGACCGATGGCTCATGGTTCCAAGTATCACAGACGTTCAGGTTCCCTTGGCGCGAAAGGCCCGGCTCGAGTTTTCAAAGGTCGTGTGCTGCCAGGACGTATGGGTGGCGAACGTGTAACGGTACAAAATCTGGAGGTTATCCGGGTTGATGTGGATAAAAACTTGATCTTGATTAAAGGGGCTGTCCCTGGAGCGAATAAGTCGTTGCTCATTCTGAAGCCTTCTGTCAAGGCGAAGTAACACTGGGAAAGGAGGAATAAGCAATGCCGAAAGTTCAAGTAGTAAATATGCAAGGTGCAGCTGTCGGAGAAATTGAACTCAGTGACAATATGTTTGGGATCACTCCGAATGTTCATGTTCTTCACTCAGCAGTTGTCTCGCAATTAGCCTCTGAAAGACGCGGAACTCAATCCGCTCTGTTACGCGGCGAAGTTCGCGGGGGTGGACGTAAACCGTGGCGTCAAAAAGGAACGGGCCGTGCGCGTTCTGGAAGCACTCGCTCACCATTGTGGAGAGGCGGCGGTGTAATCTTCGCTCCGAAACCACGTAAATATGGCTTTAAACTTCCTAAGAAAGTTCGTCGATTGGCTTTATATTCGGCGCTTTCATCGAAAGTGTTAGAGCAACAGTTGATTGTCCTCGATACATTAAGTCTGAGCGAAGTGAAAACACGTGAAATCGTGAAAGTGCTTAAAGCTCTTAATGTTGACAAGAAAGCAATCATCGTAATGGATAATGCAGATGAGGCAGTGCTTCGTTCTGCACGAAATATTGAGGGTGTCAAGGCTATGGATGTAGCTGGAATGAATATAGTAGATTTACTTCATCATGACATTCTTGTGATGACTAAAGCGGCAGTAACTAAAGCAGAGGAGGTGTTAGCGTAATGCGCGACGCACGTGATGTCCTCAAAAGTCCAGTAATCTCCGAGAAGTCTGTAGGACTTGTCGAAGAAAATAAGTACACCTTCTGGGTAGATCCTGCAGCGAATAAAATCGAAATCAAAGCTGCGGTCGAAAAGATGTTTAAAGTAACCGTGGTTGAAATCCGCACATTATCTGTTAAAGGAAAAATGAAACGGGTTGGAAAATATCAAGGCAAGACATCGGACCGCAAAAAAGCGATTGCTACGCTAAAAGCTGGAGATAAGATTGAAAACTTCGCGGGCCTATAAGCAGCTTGAAGCAAAGGAGGATAAGGAAGACCTATGGCAATAAAGACGTTTAAACCAACCTCTCCAAGTCGTCGTAACATGACTGTTTCGACCTTTGAAGAGCTGACTAGAACTGAACCAGAACGCTCATTAGTCAAATCACTGACTAAAAAAGCGGGTCGCAATAACGATGGCCGTTTAAGTGTACGCCATAAAGGCGGCGGACATAAACGTAAGTATCGTGTTATAGACTTTAAACGTAATAAAGACGGAATTCCTGCTCGTGTTGCGAGCATCGAATACGATCCAAATCGTTCTGCTAATATTGCGTTATTGTATTATCAAGATGGCTTTAAATCCTATATTTTAGCACCGAACGGATTACATGTTGATCAAATCGTTGTATCCGGTCCGGATGCAGATATTAAAGTAGGGAATGCACTTCCACTTCAGAATATCCCGGTTGGTACAGTGTTGCACAACATTGAGATGAAACCTGGCAAGGGCGCGCAGATGGTTCGCTCAGCTGGTGGATCAGCCCAACTTATGGCTAAAGAAGGTTCATATGCTACCTTAAGACTTCCATCAGGAGAGATGAGAATGATCCGTATTGAGTGCAGAGCTACAATCGGTGAAGTCGGAAATCTCGACCATGAAAATATCAACATTGGTAAAGCAGGAAGATCACGCTGGATGGGTATTCGCCCAACTGTTCGTGGATCTGTTATGAATCCTTGTGACCATCCACACGGTGGTGGAGAGGGCCGCAACTCGATTGGCCGCAACCCATGTACACCTTGGGGTAAACCTGCACTGGGTGCTAAGACCCGAAA comes from Desulfosporosinus meridiei DSM 13257 and encodes:
- the rpsG gene encoding 30S ribosomal protein S7, which produces MPRKGYVAKRDVLPDPIYKNQTLTKFINQIMLDGKKGTAEAICYGAFNMIQEKSGKDPLEVFGTALKNVMPVLEVKARRVGGANYQVPIEVRAERRTTLALRWLVAMARKRGEKTMQEKIAGELLDAANNTGGSVKKKDDMHKMAEANKAFAHYKW
- the fusA gene encoding elongation factor G, with the translated sequence MARQFSLENTRNIGIMAHIDAGKTTTTERILFYTGRVHKIGEVHDGAATMDWMVQEQERGITITSAATTCQWRNNRINIIDTPGHVDFTVEVERSLRVLDGAVAVFCSVGGVEPQSETVWRQADKYKVPRIAFINKMDRLGADFFRGVSMISDRLGANPVPIQLPIGVEENFKGIVDLVTMNSVIYTDDLGTTAEHSAIPEDMVDLATEYREKLIEAVSETSEELMMKYLEGEELTEQEIRDGIRRGVVGNKFIPVICGSAFKNKGVQPLLDAVVDYMPSPLDVPPINGVHPDTGAEDKRTASDTEPFSALAFKIMADPFVGKLAFFRVYSGILGAGSYVFNSTKGKRERIGRILQMHANHREDIQEVRSGDIAAAVGLKDTSTGDTLCDEKSPIILEKMVFPEPVISVSIEPKTKADQEKMGGALGRLAEEDPTFRMHTDIETGQTIIEGMGELHLEIIVDRLQREFKVQCDVGRPQVAYKETIRRAVKAEGKFVRQSGGRGQYGHCWVELEPLEPGSGFEFVNKVVGGVIPREYINPIGAGIEEAMANGILAGYPVLDMRATVYDGSYHDVDSSEMAFKIAGSMAFKAGALKADPVIIEPIEKIEVTVPEEYMGDVIGDISSRRGRIEGMEARGNTQVVRGYVPLSEMFGYSTDLRSATQGRGVYVMQFDHYEEVPKNIADGIIAKRQGS
- the tuf gene encoding elongation factor Tu; this translates as MGKAKYERTKPHVNVGTIGHVDHGKTTTTAAITIVLSKHGGAVATAFDQIDKAPEERERGITISTAHVEYETDNRHYAHVDCPGHADYVKNMITGAAQMDGAILCVSAADGPMPQTREHILLARQVGVPSIVVWLNKVDMVDDPELIELVEMELRELLTAQEYDGDNVPIIPGSGLKALQCGCGSRDCEWCGKIWNLMDAVDSYVPTPERDTDKPFLMPVEDVFTITGRGTVATGRVERGVVKVGDEVEIVGLSEASRKSVVTGVEMFRKLLDQAQAGDNIGALLRGVERKDIERGQVLAKAGSIKPFTKFTGEVYVLTKEEGGRHTPFFHNYRPQFYFRTTDVTGVITLPEGTEMVMPGDRVTIEVELITPIAMEEGLRFAIREGGRTVGSGIVAKIAAK
- the rpsJ gene encoding 30S ribosomal protein S10, coding for MSQKIRIRLKAFDHKTLDQSAERIVETAKRTGAQVSGPIPLPTEKSIYTILRSPHVNKDSREQFEMRTHKRLIDILEPTPKTVDALMRLDLPAGVDIEIKL
- the rplC gene encoding 50S ribosomal protein L3; translated protein: MSKGILGKKIGMTQVFTDEGRVVPVTVVEAGPCPVVQKKTMATDGYNAIQVGFSILRDGLSNKPQKGHFSKASLKPMRYVREFRVNDVDSYEIGQEVKVDLFSVGDKIDVVGKSKGKGFEGMIKRNGASRGPMAHGSKYHRRSGSLGAKGPARVFKGRVLPGRMGGERVTVQNLEVIRVDVDKNLILIKGAVPGANKSLLILKPSVKAK
- the rplD gene encoding 50S ribosomal protein L4 — protein: MPKVQVVNMQGAAVGEIELSDNMFGITPNVHVLHSAVVSQLASERRGTQSALLRGEVRGGGRKPWRQKGTGRARSGSTRSPLWRGGGVIFAPKPRKYGFKLPKKVRRLALYSALSSKVLEQQLIVLDTLSLSEVKTREIVKVLKALNVDKKAIIVMDNADEAVLRSARNIEGVKAMDVAGMNIVDLLHHDILVMTKAAVTKAEEVLA
- the rplW gene encoding 50S ribosomal protein L23, with the protein product MRDARDVLKSPVISEKSVGLVEENKYTFWVDPAANKIEIKAAVEKMFKVTVVEIRTLSVKGKMKRVGKYQGKTSDRKKAIATLKAGDKIENFAGL
- the rplB gene encoding 50S ribosomal protein L2, which translates into the protein MAIKTFKPTSPSRRNMTVSTFEELTRTEPERSLVKSLTKKAGRNNDGRLSVRHKGGGHKRKYRVIDFKRNKDGIPARVASIEYDPNRSANIALLYYQDGFKSYILAPNGLHVDQIVVSGPDADIKVGNALPLQNIPVGTVLHNIEMKPGKGAQMVRSAGGSAQLMAKEGSYATLRLPSGEMRMIRIECRATIGEVGNLDHENINIGKAGRSRWMGIRPTVRGSVMNPCDHPHGGGEGRNSIGRNPCTPWGKPALGAKTRKKKNPSNRFIVKRRSK